In Hamadaea flava, a genomic segment contains:
- a CDS encoding aldo/keto reductase, with product MQQRPLGRSGLSVSRLALGTMTWGHDTDPDDAGAQLKSFVDAGGTLVDTADVYADGEAEAVLGTLLDAMVPRDELLIVGKAGVRSHGARRRDSSRGHLLRSLDVTLRRLGTDYLDIWQVHGYDPATPFEETMAAVDHAVSTGKVRYAGVANFAGWQIARAATWQQAWPQRAPIVAAGFEYSLLERSAEREALAACEALGVGVMPWSPLGRGVLTGKYRNGRPADSRAASAQYEQFVLAYLDPRCSAVVEAVLTAAHGLGVSPAQVALAWLRDRPGVTAPVLGARTADQLGEALRCEELELPPQISRALDDVSAIEPA from the coding sequence ATGCAGCAGCGTCCGCTCGGCCGCAGCGGGCTGTCGGTCTCCCGGCTGGCCCTCGGCACGATGACTTGGGGTCACGACACCGACCCCGATGACGCCGGCGCGCAGCTGAAGTCCTTTGTGGACGCCGGAGGAACCCTGGTCGACACGGCCGACGTGTACGCCGACGGCGAGGCCGAGGCGGTCCTGGGCACCCTCTTGGACGCGATGGTGCCCCGGGACGAGCTGCTGATCGTGGGCAAGGCGGGCGTACGCTCGCACGGCGCCCGCCGCCGGGACAGTTCCCGCGGCCACCTGCTGCGCAGCCTCGACGTGACCCTGCGCCGGCTCGGCACCGACTACCTGGACATCTGGCAGGTGCACGGTTACGACCCGGCGACCCCGTTCGAGGAGACGATGGCGGCGGTCGACCACGCCGTGTCGACCGGCAAGGTCCGGTACGCCGGGGTGGCCAACTTCGCGGGCTGGCAGATCGCCCGGGCGGCGACGTGGCAGCAGGCCTGGCCGCAGCGCGCGCCGATCGTGGCGGCCGGGTTCGAGTACTCCTTGCTCGAGCGCAGCGCCGAACGGGAGGCGCTGGCGGCCTGCGAGGCGCTCGGCGTCGGCGTGATGCCTTGGTCGCCGTTGGGCCGAGGCGTGCTGACCGGCAAGTACCGCAATGGGCGGCCGGCCGACTCCCGGGCTGCTTCGGCGCAATATGAGCAGTTCGTGCTCGCCTACCTGGATCCGCGGTGCTCGGCGGTGGTCGAGGCGGTGCTCACCGCCGCCCACGGCCTCGGGGTGTCACCCGCTCAGGTGGCGCTGGCCTGGCTGCGGGATCGGCCCGGCGTGACCGCTCCGGTGCTGGGCGCGCGTACGGCGGATCAGCTGGGCGAAGCGCTGCGCTGCGAGGAGCTGGAGCTGCCGCCACAGATCAGCCGGGCGCTCGACGACGTCTCGGCGATCGAACCGGCTTGA
- a CDS encoding M20/M25/M40 family metallo-hydrolase: MTNVVDLCSNLIRIDSTNTGDLDTSAGERKAAEYVATVLSEAGIEPTVLESAPGRTNLVARIPGRDSSRGALLVHGHLDVVPSDPGEWSVHPLSGEVKDGYVWGRGAIDMKDFDAMVLATVSGWQAEGYVPPRDIVLAFTADEEAGGDYGAHFLVQRYPELFEGCTEAIGEVGGYSVTVAPDLRLYLIQTAEKGIDWLRLHAAGRPGHGSFVNDDNAVTALCEAVAKLGRTQFPVVVTPTVRAFLDHVSEVLGVELDPDPEKAIAKLGPIARIVGATIRNTANPTRLAAGYKDNVIPGKASATIDCRTLPGFADEFQEQLRSIVGEQIEIETVHHQEALETTFDGPLVDAMAAALRAEDAGARPVPYMLSGGTDAKAFATLGMRCFGFSPLKLPADLDFAALFHGIDERVPTEGLEFGVRVLDRLLRSS, encoded by the coding sequence ATGACGAACGTCGTGGACCTGTGCAGCAACCTGATCCGGATCGACTCGACCAACACCGGCGACCTCGACACGAGCGCGGGTGAGCGCAAGGCGGCCGAGTACGTCGCGACCGTGCTGAGCGAGGCCGGGATCGAGCCGACGGTCCTGGAGTCGGCGCCGGGCCGGACGAACCTGGTCGCCCGCATTCCCGGCCGGGACTCCTCGCGCGGTGCGCTGCTGGTCCACGGGCACCTCGACGTCGTGCCGTCCGACCCGGGCGAATGGTCGGTCCACCCGCTCAGCGGCGAGGTCAAGGACGGCTACGTCTGGGGCCGGGGCGCGATCGACATGAAGGACTTCGACGCGATGGTCCTGGCGACGGTCAGCGGCTGGCAGGCGGAGGGCTATGTGCCGCCGCGCGACATCGTGCTGGCGTTCACCGCCGACGAAGAGGCCGGCGGCGACTACGGCGCCCACTTCCTCGTGCAGCGGTATCCCGAGCTGTTCGAGGGCTGCACCGAGGCGATCGGCGAGGTCGGCGGCTATTCCGTGACGGTCGCGCCGGACCTGCGTCTCTACCTGATCCAGACGGCCGAGAAGGGGATCGACTGGCTGCGGCTGCACGCCGCCGGGCGCCCCGGGCACGGCTCCTTCGTCAACGACGACAACGCGGTGACCGCGCTGTGCGAGGCCGTCGCCAAGCTGGGGCGTACGCAGTTCCCGGTCGTGGTGACGCCGACCGTGCGGGCGTTCCTCGATCACGTCTCCGAGGTGCTGGGCGTCGAGCTGGACCCCGACCCGGAGAAGGCGATCGCGAAGCTGGGCCCGATCGCCCGGATCGTCGGCGCGACCATCCGTAACACCGCCAACCCGACACGTCTCGCGGCCGGATACAAGGACAACGTCATCCCCGGCAAGGCCAGCGCGACGATCGACTGCCGTACGCTGCCCGGCTTCGCGGACGAGTTCCAGGAGCAGCTCCGGTCGATCGTCGGCGAGCAGATCGAGATCGAGACGGTGCACCACCAGGAGGCGTTGGAGACGACCTTCGACGGTCCGCTGGTCGACGCGATGGCGGCGGCGCTGCGCGCCGAGGACGCCGGGGCGCGCCCGGTGCCGTACATGCTTTCGGGTGGCACCGACGCCAAGGCGTTCGCGACCCTGGGTATGCGCTGCTTCGGATTCTCCCCGTTGAAGCTGCCCGCTGACCTCGACTTCGCCGCGCTGTTCCACGGCATTGACGAGCGCGTCCCGACGGAGGGACTAGAGTTCGGCGTGAGAGTGCTGGACCGCCTGCTCCGTAGCAGCTGA
- a CDS encoding undecaprenyl-diphosphate phosphatase encodes MSEIEVWQSVVLGVVEGITEFLPVSSTGHLTITEQLLGLDIKDEAVTAYTAVIQIGAIFAAIIYFFKDIARLIKAWVAGLFSSSARQEPDWRFAWYVIVGSIPVGIVGFLAQDLIKGGLRSLWVVAAALILWSIPMAFAEHAATQVKGEQGLTMKDSIIIGFTQCLSLIPGVSRSGATITAGLLRDLDRVTATRLSFLLGIPALTAAGLYELKDAISGPSVSTVALVVGTLVSFVVAYAAIAWLLKYVAHHSIMVFVWYRVALGFGIMALLITGAITAY; translated from the coding sequence ATGTCGGAGATCGAGGTCTGGCAGTCGGTGGTGCTCGGCGTCGTGGAGGGGATCACCGAATTCCTTCCGGTGTCGTCGACCGGTCACCTGACCATCACCGAGCAACTGCTGGGGCTCGACATCAAGGACGAGGCGGTGACCGCGTACACCGCGGTCATCCAGATCGGCGCGATCTTCGCCGCCATCATCTACTTCTTCAAGGACATCGCCCGGCTGATCAAGGCCTGGGTGGCGGGGCTGTTCTCGTCGTCGGCCCGGCAGGAGCCCGACTGGCGGTTCGCCTGGTACGTCATCGTGGGGTCGATCCCGGTGGGGATCGTCGGTTTCCTCGCCCAGGATCTGATCAAGGGCGGCCTGCGCAGCCTCTGGGTCGTCGCGGCCGCCCTGATCCTGTGGAGCATCCCGATGGCGTTCGCCGAGCACGCGGCCACGCAGGTCAAGGGTGAGCAGGGCCTGACGATGAAGGACTCGATCATCATCGGGTTCACGCAGTGCCTGTCGCTGATCCCCGGCGTCTCCCGGTCCGGTGCGACGATCACCGCCGGTCTGCTGCGTGACCTCGATCGGGTGACGGCGACCCGGCTGTCGTTCCTGCTCGGCATCCCGGCCCTGACCGCCGCCGGCCTCTACGAGCTCAAGGACGCGATCTCCGGCCCGTCGGTGTCCACCGTCGCGTTGGTGGTCGGCACGCTGGTGAGCTTCGTGGTGGCGTACGCGGCGATCGCGTGGTTGCTCAAGTACGTCGCCCACCACTCGATCATGGTGTTCGTCTGGTACCGCGTCGCGCTCGGATTCGGCATCATGGCGTTGCTCATCACCGGGGCGATCACGGCGTACTGA
- a CDS encoding MSMEG_4193 family putative phosphomutase has translation MTIVLLLRHGRTTANADGVLAGDLPVELDERGRQQAEAVGRRLAGLPLAAVVTSPLKRCRQTLELALPGVAPVVEAGLTECGYGAWVGRKLSELAKDPLWATVQQHPAAVTFPGGESMAAMATRAVAAVRSWDARVEAEHGAEAVWVASSHGDVIKAIVADALGLHLDLFQRISVDPGSITAIRYTPSRPFVLRLSDTGGDLQGLVPAKRPAAGEVPAGDASVGGGA, from the coding sequence GTGACCATCGTTCTGCTGCTGAGGCACGGGCGTACGACGGCGAACGCCGACGGCGTCCTGGCCGGCGACCTGCCCGTGGAGCTGGACGAGCGGGGCCGTCAGCAGGCCGAGGCGGTCGGGCGGCGGCTCGCGGGGCTGCCGCTGGCGGCCGTCGTGACCAGCCCGCTCAAACGCTGCCGCCAGACGCTCGAACTCGCGCTGCCCGGCGTCGCCCCGGTCGTCGAGGCCGGGCTGACCGAGTGCGGCTACGGCGCCTGGGTCGGCCGCAAACTGTCGGAGCTGGCCAAGGACCCCTTGTGGGCCACGGTCCAGCAGCATCCGGCGGCGGTGACCTTCCCCGGCGGCGAGTCGATGGCGGCGATGGCGACCCGGGCCGTGGCCGCGGTACGCAGCTGGGACGCCCGCGTCGAGGCGGAGCACGGCGCGGAGGCGGTCTGGGTCGCGTCCAGCCACGGCGATGTCATCAAGGCGATCGTCGCCGACGCGCTCGGCCTGCATCTGGACCTGTTCCAGCGGATCTCGGTGGACCCCGGGTCGATCACCGCGATCCGCTACACCCCGAGCCGGCCGTTCGTGCTGCGGCTGTCGGACACCGGTGGGGATCTTCAGGGTCTGGTACCGGCTAAGCGTCCGGCCGCCGGCGAAGTCCCGGCCGGGGACGCCTCGGTCGGCGGCGGCGCCTGA
- a CDS encoding DUF5703 family protein, whose amino-acid sequence MDYEYAPLRLPPDVDRMTAAVRLTLQAEYNGWELDRLQLLKDGTRRVVLRRPTIGGLMPGLST is encoded by the coding sequence ATGGACTACGAATACGCACCGCTGCGGTTGCCACCGGATGTCGACAGGATGACCGCCGCGGTGCGGCTGACGTTGCAGGCGGAGTACAACGGCTGGGAGCTGGACCGGCTTCAGCTGCTCAAAGACGGCACGCGCCGGGTCGTGCTGCGCCGGCCGACCATCGGCGGCCTGATGCCCGGCCTGTCCACCTGA
- a CDS encoding LLM class F420-dependent oxidoreductase, which translates to MKLGLSLGYQTAWSTPADHLALAQEADRLGYAVVWAAEAYGSDSPSMLAWIAGQTERIDVGTAVMQIPARTPAATAMTAATIDALSRGRFRLGLGVSGPQVSEGWHGVRYGKPLARTREFVDIVKLALGRKTVEYHGAHYELPLPDGPGKALKLSFHPPRDHVPIYLAAIGPKNLELAGEIADGWLAIFLAPEYAEEQLASIAKGRAKVGKTLDGFDVVPSVPVVVGDDDSPEGLANCAELIRWYAALYVGGMGSREQNFYNQLATRMGYGEAAAEVQDLYLAKRHRDAAAAIPFEFIDRTSLIGPKERIAARLRDYAAAGVTTLSVSLFAADAESGMATLRTLAEALELSGVGE; encoded by the coding sequence ATGAAGCTTGGACTCAGCCTCGGCTACCAGACCGCGTGGTCCACCCCGGCGGATCACCTCGCCCTCGCCCAGGAGGCCGACCGGCTCGGCTACGCCGTCGTGTGGGCGGCGGAGGCGTACGGCTCGGACTCGCCCAGCATGCTGGCCTGGATCGCGGGGCAGACCGAGCGGATCGACGTCGGCACCGCCGTCATGCAGATCCCGGCGCGTACGCCGGCCGCGACCGCGATGACCGCCGCGACCATCGACGCGTTGAGCCGCGGCCGATTCCGGCTGGGCCTGGGCGTCTCCGGCCCGCAGGTCTCCGAGGGCTGGCACGGCGTCCGCTACGGCAAGCCGCTGGCGCGTACGCGTGAGTTCGTCGACATCGTGAAGCTGGCGCTCGGCCGGAAGACCGTCGAGTACCACGGCGCGCACTATGAGCTCCCCCTGCCGGACGGCCCCGGCAAGGCGTTGAAGCTCAGTTTCCACCCGCCGCGCGACCACGTGCCGATCTACCTCGCCGCGATCGGCCCCAAGAACCTCGAACTCGCGGGCGAGATCGCCGACGGCTGGCTGGCCATCTTCCTCGCCCCCGAGTACGCCGAGGAGCAGCTGGCCTCCATCGCCAAGGGCCGGGCGAAGGTGGGCAAGACGCTGGACGGCTTCGACGTCGTGCCCAGCGTCCCGGTGGTGGTCGGCGACGACGACTCGCCTGAGGGCCTGGCCAACTGCGCCGAGCTGATCCGTTGGTACGCCGCCCTTTACGTCGGCGGCATGGGCAGCCGCGAGCAGAACTTCTACAACCAGCTCGCGACCCGGATGGGCTACGGCGAGGCCGCGGCCGAGGTCCAGGACCTGTATCTGGCCAAGCGCCATCGTGATGCGGCGGCGGCGATCCCGTTCGAATTCATCGACCGGACCAGTTTGATCGGTCCGAAGGAGAGGATCGCCGCCCGGCTGCGTGACTACGCCGCCGCCGGGGTGACTACGCTCTCGGTGTCGCTCTTCGCCGCGGACGCGGAATCCGGGATGGCGACACTGCGTACCCTCGCAGAGGCGTTGGAGCTTTCGGGAGTGGGAGAGTAG